A single genomic interval of Candidatus Tanganyikabacteria bacterium harbors:
- a CDS encoding OmpH family outer membrane protein, whose protein sequence is MRSSFVPFLAASTLLLAGPALAAKPVIGFVDVVRLQQEFGQASRVRHELEAETQKYEAELREGQQKLADIEARIASADAAVRAATGDVAVRKQLEAAKEDAEANREKTQQDYSRRLAERRQRAEDLQKQLGDDLLARAKGAIAQVAKKRGLDGVIDSRASLWGAVDLTEEVLKVLNASSSQGK, encoded by the coding sequence ATGCGCTCGAGTTTTGTGCCGTTTCTCGCCGCGTCGACCCTGCTGCTGGCCGGGCCCGCGCTGGCGGCCAAACCGGTGATCGGCTTCGTGGACGTCGTGCGTCTCCAGCAGGAGTTCGGCCAGGCGTCCCGGGTGCGCCATGAGCTCGAGGCCGAGACGCAGAAGTACGAGGCCGAGTTGCGGGAGGGCCAGCAGAAGCTGGCCGACATCGAGGCCCGCATCGCGTCGGCCGATGCGGCCGTCCGCGCCGCGACCGGCGACGTCGCGGTCAGAAAGCAACTGGAGGCCGCCAAGGAAGACGCCGAGGCCAACCGCGAGAAGACGCAGCAGGATTACTCGCGGCGGCTGGCCGAGCGGCGCCAGCGGGCCGAGGACCTCCAGAAGCAACTGGGCGACGACCTGCTCGCCAGGGCCAAGGGCGCGATCGCCCAGGTGGCCAAGAAACGCGGGCTGGACGGCGTCATCGATTCGCGGGCCAGCCTCTGGGGCGCGGTGGACCTGACCGAAGAGGTCCTCAAGGTCCTCAACGCCAGTTCGTCGCAGGGCAAGTAA